Proteins from one Deltaproteobacteria bacterium genomic window:
- a CDS encoding PilZ domain-containing protein, with amino-acid sequence MWGGARPDRSIRCHDTRPRARFGANPHKIEQLPVYNGGVDSQRNTRAAPRVKVEAFVKVSGGDKEYVFRTRDLSANGLFLYTRVAHIYPFRVGSTLTLELYDYDEFVTAKVVVVRVVEPNSAEADRYPTGFGVRIIDISDADRAKLEALLAQASDGDLY; translated from the coding sequence ATGTGGGGCGGCGCCCGCCCCGATCGGTCTATACGGTGTCATGATACTCGCCCGCGCGCCCGTTTTGGCGCAAACCCTCACAAAATCGAGCAATTACCTGTGTACAATGGGGGCGTGGACAGCCAGAGGAACACGCGCGCGGCCCCCCGCGTCAAGGTCGAGGCATTCGTCAAGGTATCGGGCGGCGACAAGGAGTACGTGTTCCGCACGCGCGACCTGTCCGCGAACGGGCTGTTTCTCTACACGCGCGTCGCGCACATCTATCCGTTCCGCGTCGGATCGACGCTCACGCTCGAACTGTACGACTACGACGAGTTCGTCACCGCAAAGGTCGTCGTGGTCCGTGTCGTGGAGCCCAATAGCGCGGAGGCGGACCGCTACCCGACGGGGTTCGGCGTGCGCATCATCGATATTTCCGACGCCGATCGCGCCAAGCTCGAGGCCCTGCTGGCACAGGCGTCCGACGGCGACCTCTATTGA